Below is a window of Planococcus rifietoensis DNA.
GCTTATAATGGCAGAAAGCGCAATGTGTGGGTATACGAAGACAGCGATATGCACAATAGCTACGAAATCGACCATGAGGAAAGCGTTAATGCTCCTTACGACCATGCAGAACAAGGATTGACCCAATTGGATTCTGCGTATCGTTCGGAATGGCAGGCAAATGCATTCCCGCAAACAAAAAAACAATTGGAAGAACTGGAATCCTGATTGAACAAATGACGAAGAAAGCGGCAGCAACCAACCACTGAAGGAGGCAATTATGATGGCTGAACGGAAAGTCATTTGTTATATCGCGCAAAGTTTGGACGGTTATATCGCTGATCCCGAAGAGACGTTGGACTGGCTATTGGATGTGGAAATGGATGGAGATGCGGGGTATGGGCAATTCATCGAAACGGTCGATACCATTCTGCTCGGCAGGCGCACCTATGAATGGGTGGTCTCACATGAAAGTGGGGAATTTCCTTACGTCGATCAGCGCTCCTATGTATTCACCAGCCATCCGAAAGAAAACGAGGGCCAGATCACCTTTACTTCGGAAGACCCAGCTAGCATCGTGAAAAAATTGAAGCAGCAACCCGGCGGAACCATCTGGCCAGTCGGCGGCAGCTTGCTGCTGGAGCGCCTGTTGCAAGAAGACCTGGTCGATGAATTCATCATTTCCATTGCACCAGTAACACTTGGCGACGGTATCCCCTTATTTCAAAAAGCACAGCGCCAACTTGGTTTCACTTTGGAAAATGTGGGGAAAGACGGTCAAGTTGCGCAATTGCATTACTCGAGACGAAGAAAGTGAATCGATGGAAAGTGTGGAAAGGCGGGCGTATAGCTCGCCTTTTTTTCATTTCCCCGATTGTGCAAGTGCGTTTTTGTAGGTCTAAAGAATGCACTGGACATAGAAAGGCCTAGCGAGTTGATAGAAAAATTCGAAAACAAAGTAACTCCGTCATGTTGTTTTTGATATATGCCAAAGATATACTTTAAAAAGGAATCAATTGTCGATTCTTGTCAAAAAGGAAAAGGAGAGGAAGCATGAAAACAATTAAAGTGCTCTTATTCAGTTTAGCAACGATTTTCTTTCTAACATTTTCATATTCAGCAGTTTCCGCCCATGCGCCTGATCTACACGAAGGCGTTTCCGGAAGCGAAGTTACAGAACTACAAGCGAAGCTTCAAAAACTCGGTTATTTCCACCTCGCACCGACTGGCTATTATGGCTCGATCACAAAAGATGCCGTAGTGCAGTTCCAACGTGATTTCGGCGTAAAAGCGACTGGCTTTACCGGCCCGTTGACACGCGAAAAGATGAAGCAAGTCGACATGATGGCACGCACTGTCCACGGCGAAGCCCGCGGTGAAATATTCGAAGGAAAAGTCGCGGTAGCGGCAGTCATTATGAACCGTGTGCAATCCCGCGTGTTCCCGAGCAGTACATATGGCGTCATTTTCCAGCGCAACGCTTTCACAGCAGTGAATGACGGGCAATACTGGCTGACGCCAAACGCTTCCGCTTACCGTGCTGTACGGGAAGCGGCGAAAGGCTGGGATCCATCTTCCGGCGCGACATATTATTACAACCCGGTCACGGCAACTGACCAGTGGATCTTTACTCGTTCGACCATCAAGAAAATCGGCAAGCATGTCTTTGCCAGATAATAAGAAAAGCCTCCGGAAATTCCGGAGGCTTTTTGTTATCCTTTGACGGCGCCGGCTGTGATGCCTGCGACGAAGTAGCGTTGCAAGAAGACGTAGGCCACGACCATCGGCGCTGAGGCGATGATGACGCCTGTGAACAGCATCGGATAATTGGTGGAATATTGCCCTTGGAACTCAAGAAGTGCGAGTGGCAAGGTTTTGTAGGCATTGTCTGTGATGAATAGGAGCGGGTACAAAAGGTCGTTCCAGTGCATGACGAACAGGAAAATCGCGGTAGCCGAGAGGGAAGGCAAGGATAGTGGAATCGCCACTTTCGTGAACATCTTCCAATTGCCGGCCCCGTCGATTGTCGATGCTTCAAACAATTCTTTCGGCAAAGTTTTCATAAAGCCGGTCAGGATGAAAACAGCAATCGGCAAGGTCGAGGAAATGTTGACGAGAATCAGCCCAAGAAGGCTATTCGTCAGCCCCAAATCCAGCATGAGCGAATACAGCGGCACCATGATAACTTGTGCGGGTACCATCATGCCAAGCGTGAATACGGCGAACAGCACATTGCCGATCCAGTTATTCATGCGCGTAATGCCAAATGCAACCATCGCGGCGAGCAGCAAAGTGAACGACACCGAGAACAAGGTGACGATGGTGCTATTGAGAAAATAGCCCGCCATCGTTTGTTCCTGGAATATCGCGACATAATTATCGAATTTAAAGCCGCCGTCTGGCAAGCCGAGCGGGTCGCGGAATGTTTCCTGAAGTGTTTTGACGGACGTCAACAGGACGACCACTAACGGAATCAGGATCAGCAGCGCATAGATGAGCAGTGAGAATTTCCTGAACAGCAAAGTTGCCGCCCCCTTTCTAGTAAGATACGCGGTCTGAGCGCAAGGCCTTGAATTGCAGATACGTAATCAATGCGATGATGACC
It encodes the following:
- a CDS encoding dihydrofolate reductase family protein; translation: MAERKVICYIAQSLDGYIADPEETLDWLLDVEMDGDAGYGQFIETVDTILLGRRTYEWVVSHESGEFPYVDQRSYVFTSHPKENEGQITFTSEDPASIVKKLKQQPGGTIWPVGGSLLLERLLQEDLVDEFIISIAPVTLGDGIPLFQKAQRQLGFTLENVGKDGQVAQLHYSRRRK
- a CDS encoding cell wall hydrolase, which codes for MKTIKVLLFSLATIFFLTFSYSAVSAHAPDLHEGVSGSEVTELQAKLQKLGYFHLAPTGYYGSITKDAVVQFQRDFGVKATGFTGPLTREKMKQVDMMARTVHGEARGEIFEGKVAVAAVIMNRVQSRVFPSSTYGVIFQRNAFTAVNDGQYWLTPNASAYRAVREAAKGWDPSSGATYYYNPVTATDQWIFTRSTIKKIGKHVFAR
- a CDS encoding carbohydrate ABC transporter permease, producing the protein MLFRKFSLLIYALLILIPLVVVLLTSVKTLQETFRDPLGLPDGGFKFDNYVAIFQEQTMAGYFLNSTIVTLFSVSFTLLLAAMVAFGITRMNNWIGNVLFAVFTLGMMVPAQVIMVPLYSLMLDLGLTNSLLGLILVNISSTLPIAVFILTGFMKTLPKELFEASTIDGAGNWKMFTKVAIPLSLPSLSATAIFLFVMHWNDLLYPLLFITDNAYKTLPLALLEFQGQYSTNYPMLFTGVIIASAPMVVAYVFLQRYFVAGITAGAVKG